Part of the Desulfolutivibrio sulfoxidireducens genome is shown below.
GTTTTCCGGTCCGGGCCAGATCACCGGGTACGAGCCCGCCCCGGCTCGGGGTCACGTACAGGCGAAGCCCCCCGGCGGCACAGGCGTACCTGGCCCAGGCCCCCTCGAATCCCGGAACCGGGAAGGGATTGGACACCACCCGCCCCAGGGCCGGATCGGCGCGTCCGGGCTGGCCTCCGGCAAAAAGAAATGACAGGCTGACGTCCCTTTTGGGAAGCCCGGTCCGGCGGGAGAGGGTCTCGAGCCAGGCCGGCACGCCCACGGCGTCCACAGTGAAATGGCACCATGTGCCCGTTCCCCGGGCGGCCAGGGGACACGGCCCGGGATGGGGACAGGGGGCCAACAGGGGTAGGCCCGCTTCTTCCACGAGGCTTTCGCGCACCTTGGACAAAAGCTTTCCCGAGGCCCGCACCCCGGGTTCGACCAGAAGCAGGCGGCCGCCCGGGGCCAGCCCCGCCGTCAGGGACTCGGCCATGCGGGCGGTTTTGTCGGACAGGGAACTGGAACGCCGGGCGGCCAGTTCGTTGAGCACGTTGGCGCACACGAGCAGATCGGCCCCGGCCCGGGGCAGACGGGGCAGTTCCTCGCGCACGGTCTCCACCCGCCAGGGGGTATTGTCCCCGGCCAGGGCCAAATAGAGCTCCCGGCCCAGGGCCAGGGCGGCCCGGGAGCGGTCCAGACAGACGAAGGTCAGGCGGCGCGAGCGCAGATGCGGCGCGGCGATCCACAACGCCTGGATGAATGTCAGCGGCCCGGCCCCGGCGTCGATCACGACCGCGCCGTCCGGAATATCCAGGGCCAGCCCGCGCACCAGCCGCGTCAGGCGATACAGGTTCCAGGGCAGAAAATACCAGGCGTAGGCCGAAAGCATGCGCGGATCCGAGAGATAGCCCGGCTTGGGGCCGGCCGCGCGTTCGTTGGTCAGGGCGGCGGACAGGCTTTGGATGGCCGAGGGCAGGTCGCGGGCGTGGGAGGCCCGCAGGGGGAGGACCTGCTTGAGCACCAGCTCGTATGCGACCAGAAGGGATGCGGCCTCGGGTCCTGGCGCGGGGAAAAGGCGACCTTCCCGGGTCCAGGCCAGGGGCGTCCCGGAAACGGGGATGCGGGCCGGCCCCCCCGGCTTCCCGGAAGACGCGGCCCCGGCCCGCCTGGCCGGTTTGGGGGAACCCTGCGGCCGGACCGGGGCGGCCCGGCCGTCGGCCGGCGCGGCCCCGGCCCGCTTGTCCGGCATGGGGGAACTTTTTTGCGTGCGGGCCGTTGCGCCGTCCGGGGAGCGACGGCCACTCTTCCCGACGCCGGACCTTTTTTTCTCACCGGACTGTCTAGGCGACATAACGAAACACCATCCTTTTGACGAACGCCTCCGCGAACCCTTCCGTCCCCAGGGACGTCGCCAGATCGATCACCGTGGTCCGTCCGGCCGCCCCGAGGATATCCCGGCGCGCCACCGCGTCGGGGACGAGCAGGCACACGCCGTCAAGGGAGGTGTTGCCCGCGCACCGGCACCGGAGCGCGCCCGCCGAGGGCAACACGCCGAGGGCCTCCAGGTCCGCCGGGTTCACGTGGCTGCCGAAGGCCCCGGCCAGATGGATGGCCGAAAGCGCCCCCGGGCCGATCCCGGCGGCCCGGAAAAGCCCGGAAAAGGCCAGGTTGCAGGCGGCCTTGACTTTTAAAATCTCCTCCACGTCGGAGGCCCAAAGGGACAATCCGCCCACATCCAGGCGCGGTTCCCCGGCATCGTCGCCAAGTCCGGCCATGATCCGACGGCCAAGTGGGGACACCTCCCCGGAGTCCGCGAACCGGCCGTCCTCGTGCAGGACTCCGGCGGCGCGAAGCCTGGCCAGAAGCGACAGGTAGCCCGTGCCGCCGATGGCCGACGCCTCGCCCCGGCCCTCGAAGGTCACGGGGGACAGGCCGTCCGGCAAGAGGTCGAAGGCCACAGCCGTTCCCGGTCCGGCCAGCCGGCCCATGCGCGGCCCCACGCCCTCCAGGGCCGGCCCCATGGGCACGCTGGCGGCCAGAAAACGTCCGTCCGGCAGGCCGAGCACAAACTCGCCGTTGGTGCCGAGGTCCACGAGCAAAAAGGGTGGCGCGGCGCCGCCGCGAGCAACGGCGTACAAGCCGGCCGAGGCGTCCGCGCCCACGAACGGGCCGAAAAGAGGCGGAACGTACGCCCGGGGCAGGTCCGGGGCAAGCTCCA
Proteins encoded:
- a CDS encoding ASKHA domain-containing protein, producing the protein MDDTVYLQDGENRSAVPVLPGDTLAQALFRAGCFTGRPLCSGIGRCGACRVRFASLAPPPVPKDSRRLSPAELAAGWRLSCAHAATDASGAVIEVPPEVAGADASGRGARRAPSREMPTPSGYFLGLDLGTTGLAFRAFPASGEGRVIEGQALNPQLGAGSEVMSRLAFAARGGGADYLRGLILDFLRRVIRNLPGPVAKLGVAGNPAMISLLLGLDFSGLAAAPYRLDFAGGREMELAPDLPRAYVPPLFGPFVGADASAGLYAVARGGAAPPFLLVDLGTNGEFVLGLPDGRFLAASVPMGPALEGVGPRMGRLAGPGTAVAFDLLPDGLSPVTFEGRGEASAIGGTGYLSLLARLRAAGVLHEDGRFADSGEVSPLGRRIMAGLGDDAGEPRLDVGGLSLWASDVEEILKVKAACNLAFSGLFRAAGIGPGALSAIHLAGAFGSHVNPADLEALGVLPSAGALRCRCAGNTSLDGVCLLVPDAVARRDILGAAGRTTVIDLATSLGTEGFAEAFVKRMVFRYVA
- a CDS encoding small ribosomal subunit Rsm22 family protein gives rise to the protein MPDKRAGAAPADGRAAPVRPQGSPKPARRAGAASSGKPGGPARIPVSGTPLAWTREGRLFPAPGPEAASLLVAYELVLKQVLPLRASHARDLPSAIQSLSAALTNERAAGPKPGYLSDPRMLSAYAWYFLPWNLYRLTRLVRGLALDIPDGAVVIDAGAGPLTFIQALWIAAPHLRSRRLTFVCLDRSRAALALGRELYLALAGDNTPWRVETVREELPRLPRAGADLLVCANVLNELAARRSSSLSDKTARMAESLTAGLAPGGRLLLVEPGVRASGKLLSKVRESLVEEAGLPLLAPCPHPGPCPLAARGTGTWCHFTVDAVGVPAWLETLSRRTGLPKRDVSLSFLFAGGQPGRADPALGRVVSNPFPVPGFEGAWARYACAAGGLRLYVTPSRGGLVPGDLARTGKPVNPVRDRKSGAVFYVLAAEQGGAGQARDTALAAASRLKGPARPEAERSEGGGQKGSGPKRAAPGKGDLRRTDSAMADRGKASPKKAVPGKIDPRTADPRKAGPGKIDSKKNDRKKAAPKRDRGKAAPKKAASDAQAPTAGKEAGKGAVGKPGGDARRRKDTDRDRT